DNA from Globicephala melas chromosome 11, mGloMel1.2, whole genome shotgun sequence:
CTAGTCTCAGGATGGATGAAAAGGGTAGAAGCCACATATAGGGGGACTGAGTCAGTGAGAGGTGGGAGGAGACCCAGGTTAGTAGACCTGGAGAGGAGGATGCAAGCTGGAGAGGCTTTGGAAAAGTGGTCCAGGAGAAGGCTGAGTACATGAACTGGAGGAAGCAGCTCCCAGGCCAGGGATGGGAGAAAGTGGGGCCCCAGGCATGTGGGGATCAAAAGAGGGGGACGGAGCCGCTGCAGACTGTGGAGGTAAGCCACTGAGGCAAGGCTAAGAATGCAGCTGTGGGAGAGCCAAGAGCTGGCAGAGATGGTGAGAAGGGGTGGGGTTGTCCAGGGAGGAGGGGCCAGTGGACGTTATCCAGGGAGGGCCTCATTTGTGCTTCTTGCTGCCTGCAGGACACCCTGGATGCTTACCCTTGTGGCTCAGACCACACGCCCAGCCCCATGGCCAGCCGTGTCCCCCTGGAAGCCACGCCAGTTCTGGAGTGGCCAGGGGTTCAGCTAACAGCCGTGGCGATCACTGTGGAAGATGGACACACCATTGCTTTCCTGGGTGACAGTCAAGGGCAGCTGCATAAGGTGAGTCCACAGGAGGTACTGGGCCCTGCCCCAGGATCTGGAGGCGACAGGCTTCTGGGGACCCAGGCTGGGCAGAGCTACGCCTGAGACCCCTGGGGCTGCGATGTGAGATATGTGATGTGTCCCTGGCCCTGGCTGGGAGAGATGACCTGTGTTCCTCTTTCTGGGGACGGGTGGTGTGACCTGTACTCTCTAGGAGGAAattctgtaaattattttattgggGCGAGAGGGGAGGGCCTTGGGCCTCAGATCTTGTGGTCTCTGATCTCAGGTCTACTTGGGCCCAGGGAGTGATGGCCACCCGTACTCCACACGGATCATCCAGCAGGGGTCTGCGGTGAGCAGAGACCTCATCTTTGATGGGGCCTTCGAGCACCTGTACGTCATGACCCAGAGCACGGTGAGTGCCACGCGCCAGCCAGGGAGGGCATGACTGCTGGGAGGGGCCTCGGGGGAGCTGGGGGCCCATATGTGGAGAGCCACTGGTGCTTGGATTGTTGACCTCAAGTCCTCTTTGCTGCTGTAGCTTCTCAAGGTTCCTGTGGCCTCCTGTGCTCAGCACCTGGACTGTGCATCTTGCCTGGCTCACAGGGACCCGTACTGTGGGTGGTGTGTGCTCCTCGGCAGGTCAGCGCTCCCCCGACCctggccccttccccagccccaccccaaccccagcctCATGCCCTCAATTCTCCTGCCCTGTCCAGGGTTCCTGGTCCTTGGCCCTTGACTCTCAACCCTTGACCCCTGGATGCCCCAACGCCCTACTCTCACCCCTATCCTCCACCCTGACTTGCCAGGCCTGTCGTGGCCCACTTGAGGATCCTGCCCAGGTCCGTAGGATTGTAGGTGTCCCTGCCCCATGAACTGCCAGTGGCCCCGTGAGGGTCACAGGTGGACACTGGTCATTCTTGCCCAGGTGCAGTCGCCATTCTGAGTGCTCTCGGGGCCAGGGCTTAGAGCGGTGGCTGTGGAGCTTCCAGCCTGAGGTGGGCTGTCTGCAAGTGGCAACCTTGAGTCCTGCTAACATCAGCcgtgaggagaggagggaggtgaAGACCAGAGCAGGCGGAGCCCTGGCCGGGGGGAGCTCTGGTGATGGGTTACAACCTTGAATTTTAAGTACCATATGGCCTTGCCCAAGTCGCTTCTCTTGGGGCTCCGCTTTCTCCATCTGTTACTAACCCAGGCTGGAGGGTATTTGTGGTCACTGCGGGCTGGTGGCCGCTGGTGCCTGCCCACATTGGAAGCCTGTAAACGGAGCCCTGATCTGTTGCCCAGTGGCTCCAACAGCATGTCCTGGCCTCTCTTCGCAGGTTTTCTTGTCGGTACCCGATCTGCCACCCCTGTGGCCAGGGGAGTCTTATTCCTGCCACTTTGGGGAATACCAGAGTCCTGCCCTGCTGACCAGTTCTGGTGTGATGTGCCCCTCCCCAGACCCTAGTGAGGCTCCAGAGCTGCCGAGAGAAGCTGGTGGGTGAGAGAAGGAGCCAGCCCGGGGCCTGGGAGCCCCGCTCTCCTCCCATCTTGCTCCAAGGGGTGTGATCAGGATGAGGTGTGAATCCAGGCAAAGGGTCCTGCAGCGATGCCTTTCTCTGAGGTCCCCTCTGGTCCCCAATCCCTAAAGTCCCTGTTTTCTACCCTGTGGACTGTGTTCCCGACCCTGGGCACCCCTTCCTGGTCAGAGTGCTAAACCCACCCTGTGTGGTCTGGGACGTCAGCTCGGGGTCTGAGTGCCCCTTCCTGCTCCTCAGCCCAGCTCGCTCCTCCCTCTGCAGACCACGTCTCCGTGAGCCTGGAGCTCAGGTTTGGCACCGTCGTGATTGCCGAGGCTTCCCTCTCCTTCTATGACTGCATGGCCGTCACCTTGCTCCGCCCGTCTGCACAGTGAGTTCCTCACCccgacccccagcccctgggctgcCCTGTGGCGATCCGCACCCCATGGCTGTGCTCTGTGCAGGTGCCAGGCCTGCGTGAGAAGCCTCTGGGGGTGTAACTGGTGCGTCTGGCAGCACCTGTGCACGCACAAGGCCTTATGTGATGCTGGGCCCATGGTGGTCAGCCGACAGGTGAGCCCAACTCCTGACCGGGCCCCAGGGGGGGTTCGGGCTCCCCATTGTGAGGGTTTCTCTCATGGCCTGGGGTCTGTGTGTCTGCCTGCCGCGGGTGCTCTGTCGTGAGCACCTGAGCTGCTGTGTGTGACGGACTCACTGGAGGACGGCTGTCAACGTCCTACCTGTTTCGGGAGAGGACGTTTGTAGCTGAGAGGAGGGGAGGTCTGGCCTCGTGCCCCACCTTGGCACAGATGCCATAGACGCCCCTAGAGCgcgccctccccttcccctctggagAATTAATGggctgtttttgtttctcttttccttggtcTCCTTTTCTCTTAACACACCCTTTGCCTGCCTGCTGCCCGCTCCCGCACCTGCCTGCTGAGTGGCCCTTcctgtctttctctgcctccccCTTCAGAGcccgcccctctccccagcccctcctgcaaGAGACGCacccacctccttcccacccacagcccccagggccacgGTCGCCCTGACTCCTGACGCCCTTCCTGTGGACACTCCTTCCACAGCCACAGCCTTGGATGTCCCCCCCGGGGCCAGGCCTTCCCTGCTCAGCCCCCGGGGGCCGTGGGCAGGTCCCGGCCCCACACCTGCCTCGGCTTCCACGGGCTCACCTCTCCACgaggcccctcctcctcccagcccccgccAGAGGCCTGGAACCGCTGTCCCTGCCCCTACAGCCTTCGGACCCATGGCCACCGCCGAGGACCTCTTGGCCTCCCACCCATCGCCCTCAGATGCAGCAGCACTGCCCCCCGCCCTTGCAGAGCCTGGCCCCGAGGCTCTCCCTTCTGCGGTACCCCTGGACCAGCCCCCCAGCACGGCTCCCGCCACCACTTTCCCAGGGGCCGCTGGCTCCACGAAGCCTGCTCTGGACTGGCTCATGAGAGAAGGCGGCGAGCTGCCCGAGGCGGATGAGTGGACAGGGGGTGACACGCCCGCCTTCTCCACTTCCACCCTCCTCTCAGGTGATGGAGACTCTGCTGAGCACGAGGGCCCTCCCGCCCCCCTCATCCTCCTGTCCAGCCTTGACTACCAGTACGACACCCCTGGGCTCTGGGAGCTGGTGAGACCCGGCCCAGGAAGGAGGCCTCAGGGGAGGGGATCGGGACAGATGCAGCCTCTTGGCCACCTTGCGATTCTGCAGGGgaaggatggaggggaggggggcgtCCGCTGCCTCACGCTGGCCTGGCCCCGGGGTTGTGCCTGGGAAAGGGATGAGGCGGCAGGTGGGCTCCATAGACTGCCTGGCGCTTGGTGCCTGCAGGAGGAGATGACCTTGGGGGCAGGCTCCTGCCCTTGTGTGGAGAGTGTGCAGGGCTCCAGCCTGATGCCGGTCCACGTGCAGCGAGAAGTGCGACTGCTGGGCAGGAACCTGCGCCTCTTCCAGGTGAGTGTGTCCTCTTTGCAGCTGTTGCTGTGGCCTCCTTGGCTGTTGGCCAACTATGCGCGAGTCccggggagcaggggagggcacGGCCTCAGGTCTCAGTCCCAACCCGGGGACTGTGctggggccctgtggggctcaCCAGGCCTGGCTTCTGAAGCTGCCCCCGTAGCTGTGTCCTCTGTCCCCAGGACAGCCCAGGCGACCATGAGTGTGTGATGGAGCTGGAGGGCCACGAGGTGGTGGTTGAGGCCCGGGTCGAATGCGAGCTGCCTCCAGATACCCGGTGCCATGTCACCTGCCAGCAGCACCAGGTACAGATCCCGAGTCCTGGGTGGGCAAGGGCGCACTAGCCACAGGCTGGCTACCAAGCTTAGCTGGCTGCACCGCACTCATCCCAGCCCATTCTCTGACTGAGTGACCCCGAGGGAGTCCTAGTACCCCAGCTCTGACCTCTGACCTTGTGCCCCATGGGGTCCTGTATCCCAGCTCTGGCATCTGGCTTTGTGTTCCCATGAGTCATTTTGGTCCTTTCTCTGACCACCGTCTCCCCAGGCCTGACGCCTCCCCTAACCCTGGGCTCTGACCCCACTCCCATTTCTCCAGCTCAGCTATGAGGCTCTACAGCCAGAGCTCCGCGTGGGGCTGTTTCTGCGTCGGGCTGGCCATCTGCGTGTGGACAGTGTGGATGGGCTGCACGGTGAGTGACCCGGGGCTGCTGGGACTGGCTGGTGGCAACAGGGCTCTTCCTGGCCTGCCTCTCACATTCGTCTCTCCGCCCCCAGTGGTGCTGTATGATTGTTCCGTGGGACACGAGGACTGCAGCCGCTGCCAAACTGCCATGCCCCAGTACGGCTGTGTGTGGTGCAAGGGGAAGCATCCACGCTGCGTGGCCCAGGAGGCCTGTGGCGAGGCTGAGGCTGTGGTCACCCAGTGCCCAGCACCCCTCATCCACTCGGTGTGTTGAAATGCTGGAGCATCCCTTCAAGGGGTTCGGGGTGCTATGGGTTCAGTGTCCCAAAAGGTGGGAGGCTGGGGCTGTCTCTCCAGGCTGCCAAAGGTCAACAGGTGCGTGGAGGTGAGCCATCCTTGTCCTGGAACAGGTGGAGCCACTGACTGGGCCTGTAGACGGAGGCACCCGTGTCACCATCAGGGGCTCCAACCTGGGCCAACACGTGCAGGACGTGCAGGACACGGTCAGGGTGGCTGGAGTGCCCTGTGCTGTGGACGCTCAGGAGTACGAGGTGTCCAGCAGGTGAGTGGGCTGGACTGACAGGAGCAGGGGGCACCCCGCGGGCTTCACAGCTGGCTTTCCTGCTTAGGGCCATCCACCCACTACTcgtctgccctccccctccccctttccttggTTCTGATCACAGTGTCTCAGGGCTGGGGTTACTATCAAGGCCTTGGCTTTGTGCACAGACCTGCAGGTTTCTGGCCTGGGTCTAGTCACTGCTCAGAGCTGACAGGCGGCTCTGCTTCCTGGCACTGCCTAGGTGTGCTCACCCGGCTTTCCAAGTGACCATGGGCATAGTTGTGGTAGCAGGCTCCTTGGATCCCAGACAGCTGTGCTCTGCGGCTGACCTTCCCACCTGCTGACGCTTCTTCCCCAAGCACTGCCCTGGGCAGGCTCCTCACGGGGATAGACTTATGACACACCTGCTGAGTGTCAGGCCCCTCTGTCCAGTCCCTGGGACCCCTCCCACTTTCCCAGGGCTTGTGGCTTACAAGGCTGGCAGTTGCAGGGTCCCAAATGTGCACACGCAGAACACAGCGAAGGAGACATCCACAAGCAGCAGGTCTCCAACCTGCCGAATGTCAGGGTTACCTGGAGAGTTGGTTCAAAACCCCCCAGAGCAGGTCCTTAGACCACCTCCCTCCACTTCCTGCAGAGGTCTGGATCTGTAGGCCCGTGTTGGGGTCCCAcagtcttattttctttcttttaaaaaatgtatttatttatttatttttggctgtgttgggtctttgttgctacgtgcaggctttctctagttgcggcgagcgggggctactctttgttgcggtgcgcgggcttctcattgcggtggcttctcttgttgcggagcttgggctctaggcgcgtgggcttcagtagttgtggcatgcgggctctagagtgcaggctcagtacaggcttagttgctctgtggcatgtgggatcttcccggacgagggcttgaacccatgtccccggcattggcaggcggattcttaaccactgcaccaccaggcaagtacCCTGCAGTCTTATTTTCAACAAGACTCTGCTAGAGCATGTTGTTTCCCCCTGAATGTATTATGACTGAGAACTTTAGGTGAGTGTTAATGATTCTAGAACCGTGAGACTAAAGTACTTTCTGAACTGATTTATAAAGTGATTAAAATACATTCCAGCTGAAGCCTCTCCCGGGTAGTTCACACTTCGCTTGTTCTGTTTTCTCGGGGTGTTTGCAGTGACCGTGACAATGTCACAAAGAGTCGAACCACTGCAGGCTTCACATTCTGGAGATTAATTTGCCCCAAGCTTCTGTTTCCTGGCTAAGAACCAGCATTTCTTAGATTGCTCACTTTCCCTTCACGTCCATCCCCAGACCTGACTAGAGGCTTTCGGGAACGTTTTTTCATGAGGAAATCAAGTGTCCACCACCTTGTAACTGGTGCTGTGCCCACGGTGATGGTGGCCGGTTAGGCCCACTCATTAGCTCAGCAACCCACCCCTGCCACCAGCCTTACCAGGGCTGGTGCCccacagagagagaaattctCCTTGTCAGGGGCCTCTGGGAGTGGACTTGAATGATTGAACCACAGATATTAATTCTCAGAGGCCAAAGCCTCCTGGTGAGTCATTAAGGAATTCCTTCCAAAGCAAGAGGATCTCTGTCAATCTTGGGAGCCAGGGAGAACACGTGATgtagtggggcagggagggagcggCCGGGTCAGTTTGAAGGGCCCTTAGTGTGGCCCAGCACCCCAGCTTGCCCTGTGCCCACAGCCTTGTGTGTATCACTGGGGCCAGCGGGGAGGAGGTGGCAGGCGCTGTGACGGTGGAGGTGCCAGGAAGAGGACGCGGCGTCTCAGAGCATGACTTTGCCTACCAGGTGCCTGACTGTTGAGTCCCCACCAGCTACCCATGGGCCACCCCCTTAGGTGGCTCCTCCCAGCCCATTGGTTCGCCTCCCTGGggctccccaccccagggcctccttgtctgctccccctgcctccctgttCTTGGCCTGATGCCTGTCTGTTTCTCCCTGTCCCCTTCCCACAGGACCCAAAGGTGCATTCCATCTTCCCGGCCCGAGGCCCCAGAGCCGGGGGCACCAACCTCACCCTGCATGGCTCCAAGCTTCTGACCGGGCGGCTGGAGGACATCCGAGTGGTAGTTGGAGACCAGCCTTGTCACCTGTGAGGGACGCTTCCTCATTCTGCAAAAATCCTTGAGCTCCGGGGAGAAGATGGAGGGGTGGGATACTAAGGAGAGCAGAAATGGGGAGAGGGCCAAGTCTGCTCCATCAAAAAGTGGCCAGCCCCTCTCGAAGCTGGGGCTTTCTTGGGAGTGCAGCCTCCAGGGTCACTTGTGGAGACTGCAATCAGCACTGAAGGGGGAAGTGAGCTGTGGCCCGAGTGGGTCCCGTGTCCTGGAatcacccctttccccttcctgtgCCCCTCTGGCCCAGTCGGGCCTGCCTGccacttctccctcccttctcaggCTGCTGGAGCAGCAGGCGGAGCAACTGCGGTGTGAGACCAGCCCACACCCCACGCCTGCCACACTCCCCGTGGCTGTGTGGTTTGGGGCTGCTGAGCGGAGGCTTCATCACAGCCAGTTCGAGTACACATCAGATCCCAATGTCACCTCTGCTGGCCCCGCCAAGAGCTTCCTCAGGTGCTGGGCCGAGGGCATGGCTGCATGGCATGCGATTGGGAGGTCTTTGCAGCTCCAGTATATAGGGGTTTGTAGGGCTCTATGTGGGGGGCTTCGACTCCTATGCtgctggtggggagaggggccgTGGGGCTTTGGGTTGGAGCTGACCTAACATCAGGGACTGGGCTGTGCTTTAAAGCCTTGTTCACATAAGCCATAAGTGGCTCATGGGCTGTGTTTTCAGTGGAGGACGTGAGATATGGGTCCGTGGCCAGAATTTGGACGTGGTGCAGACACCAAGAATCCGAGTGACTGTGGCCACGAGAGCGCCAGGACCAGGCCAGGGGCTTGGGTGGAGGCACCGCGTGATCCCAGAGACGGCGTGCTCCCCCGGAGCCTCCTGTGGCGGCCTGCACGTAGGAGCCCCAAGGGCATCCCCTGCCTGCACTGGGCTAGCCGTCGCCCACCTTGCccctcatccctcccccacccctagaCAGCTGTGGGTGGCGGGTACCAGTGGAGGCTATGTCCCCATCTTTGCTGGACGCCCCCCTTGTGCACCCTCAGCAGGCCCtccctgtcctccctccctctgccctagTTTGAGGAGCCTTGCCACGTGAACTCCTCCCAGCTCATCACGTGCCGCACGCCGGCCCTCCCAGGCCTGCCTGAGGACCCCTGGGTCCGTGTGGAATTCATCCTTGAAAACCTGGTCTTTGACTTTGCAACACTGAACCCCACACCCTTCTCCTATGAGGCCGACCCCACTCTGCAGCCGCTCAACCCCGAGGACCCCACCACACCATTCCGGCACAAGCCTGGGAGTGTGCTCTCTGTGGAGGTACTGCTCCTAGTGGGATCTGGCAGGGCCCCAAGACCCTTCACTTTGCCGGATGGTACTGCTGTGTGTGGCACAGGGGGCATGACTGCAAAGTAAGGACCAGTGGATGGACATGGCGAGTGCTGAGGGGGCTGGCGGCAGGGTGCCTAGCCAGACACACCTGGCCGGGGCTTAGGTCCTGTGGTCTGGGTCCTGACATACCCTATGGCAGGTGTCTGAATAACGATATGTAAATAGTTTGGCACACGCAGTGGCGGCGAGGTACACAATAGGCGCCTGGGCTGATGCCCATTTGGCAGGCTGTCTCATGTGGACACATACTTGGCGTGTGTACTGACACACGCAGTAGCAGGGGCTCTGCTTTGTAAGGTCACTGCGTAGGATTTGGGGACAGCTTTATATTCTCCAGATTTTTAGCTCCGGAGAAGTTAAGACTCAAGGAAGAAGGATCGGGAGGGGCAGAAAAGGATCAGGGGGCAGCTTGGGAAACATCCATGGGGCTGTCACCCCATGTGCAGGACAAGAGGTGCTGAGGCACCATCAGCCCTGCTCCTGGGGGTGGGTCTCAGGACCATCCGTCTCACATTTGGGGAGATAGGATCTGAGTGGCCATCAGCTCCTCCCCTCAAGGAAGAGTTCTGAATGATCAATCAGTGACCCCATGTTCCAGGGGGAGAATCTGGACCTTGCAATGtccaaggaggaggtggtggccaTGATAGGGGACGGCCCCTGCATGGTGAAGACGCTGACCCGGCACCACCTGTACTGCGAGCCCCCCGTGGAGCAGCCCCTACCCCGGCACCATACCCTCCGGGAGGTGCCTGATGCTTTGCCTGAGTTCACGGTCAGTGGTCAGGCTCTGGGCCGGGGCAGGCATCGGGCGTGCGCTGACCTCTTGCTCACATGTGGCTCCCTGTGCAGGTGCAGATGGGGAACCTACGCTTCTCCTTGGGCCACGTGCAGTACGATGGCGAGAGCCCTGTGGCTTTCCCCATGGCAGCCCAGGTGGGCTTGGGAGTGGGCACCTCTCTTCTGGCTCTGGGTGTCATCATCATTGTCCTCATGTACAGGTGGGTGCAGCCAGATGTGGCTGGGTTGGGCAGGTAGTAGGTGTGGCTGGATTGGGAAGGGGTAGACTAGACCAGGGATAGGCAAACACTTCCTATAAAGGGCAGGAGAGTAACTATTTCGGGCTTTGTGGGCCAGGCTGTCTGGGTGGCAGTGACTCAGCTCCGCTATTATAGCCCAGTGGCAGCCACGGACAACATATAAACacatgagcatggctgtgttccaacaaatctttatttacaaaaacaggccagGGGCCAGATTTGGCCGTGTtatagtttgctgatccctgggcTAGGCTGGGCTAGGTGAGTCGTGGGTGGGTGTGAATTGCCTGGGATGGGACAGGCTGAATTATTGACTAGGCCCTGGCTTGGCTGGGCATGGCAGGGTTAGACTGTGCTGGCCTGGGCCCGGTGGGACCCAGCAAGGGCTCGGGCCTCCTCTGGCCTTCCCTGCCCTGACCTTGGTGCTGAGCAGGAGGAAGAGCAAGCAGGCTCTGAGGGACTATAAGAAAGTGCAGATCCAGCTGGAGAATCTGGAGAGCAGCGTGCGGGACCGCTGCAAGAAGGAGTTCACAGGTGAGGCTGCGAAGACCCCACGCTCCAGGGCTCTGCCCAAGCCTGCTCCCATCACCTTGGGATCTGCGCCCAAACCTGGCTTCTTCTGCTCAACAGACCTTATGACCGAGATGACTGATCTTACCAGTGACCTTCTGGGCAGCGGCATCCCCTTCCTCGACTACAAGGTGTATGCCGAGAGGGTCTTCTTCCCTGGGCACCAGGAGTCACCCTTGCACCGGGACTTGGGCGTGCCTGAGAGCAGGCGACCCACTGTGGAACAAGGGCTGGGGCAGCTCTCCAACCTGCTTAACAGCAAGCTCTTCCTCATCAAGGTGCCGGCCCCACCCCCTATCTGGGCcctccaggggtggggagggggtcccCCTACCCTCCAGCCCCATCCCTTCTCAGTCCCTCCGTTTCTGAATCTGCCCTCCACACCCACCCATCCCCTCTCCCTGGCGCCAGTTCATCCACACCCTGGAGAGCCAGCGCACCTTCTCAGCTCGGGACCGCGCCTACGTGGCATCTCTGCTCACCGTGGCACTGCACGGGAAGCTTGAGTACTTCACTGACATCCTGCGCACCCTGCTCAGTGACCTGGTGGCCCAGTACGTGGCCAAGAACCCCAAGCTGATGCTGCGCAGGTCTGTATGCCCGTAAGACGCTACGGGGGCCAGGTGGCTGTGGACAGCTGGAGCCAAGACCTGAGTCAGGCCCTCTGGGGCCTGGGGTCTGAAGAATAGAAAGCCCTGGGTCCCCACCTGCTGACTCTGCCCGCTCTTTCCTGTCATCCCAGGACAGAGACCGTGGTGGAGAAGCTGCTCACCAACTGGATGTCTATCTGCCTCTACACTTTCGTGAGGGTGAGTGAGGCAGAGGTGGGTGGGGCTCCCCTCCAGGGAGAGTCAGGACTCTGAACCACACAGCTTCTTGTCCCAGCACAGCTTGGGCACCCCTGCCCAGTATGTCCTCAGCCACCTTAAAAGCCTTCTGCGGCCAgcgtcctgtcccctcccccagcacctccATCCCATGCTTGTCCCCTGCCCCGGGTGTCCTAACTGCCCGCCACTCTCCCAGGACTCGGTAGGGGAGCCTCTGTACATGCTTTTCCGTGGAATTAAGCATCAAGTGGACAAGGGGCCGGTAGACAGCGTGACTGGCAAAGCCAAATACACCCTGAATGACAACCGCCTGCTCCGAGAGGACGTGGAGTACCGTCCCCTggtgagggggggagggggggagggagggggggagaggggggaggggggagaggggggagggagggggagaggggggagggagagggagggggggagagagagaacctGCTGGTGAGTCAGTCTCCCATGAAGGTGAGGAGGGTGACCACGTATGATTGTGTGGGTGTCTGCATCTGGTTTGAGCCAGCCTAACCTCCAGCTGGCTGCAGGATAGAGGCTTGAGGGCCAGATCTTGAAGATAGGACCTCAGAGGTTCCCCAGGTTTGGGGTGGGGTCAGGGTGGCCACATCCAGAGTCTAGGGAGCAGCCAACCCTGCCCGGGGCCCGTCCGGGTCCTTGCTGTGTCAGGGCCTGAGTGTCTGCCTGATCATGGTCTTAGCATCCTGCCAGGGGCATGGTTGTGCCCACCAAGCTGGGAGTCACCCTGGCAGACCTGCCCATTGTTTCCCTCTGGGAAACTTTCCTCTTCGTGGCCCACGTGGAGGTCCTTTGGGAAAATCCCATTCAGGCTCCGCCAGGCCTGCTCCTCTGGCTAGTGGAGACCCCACTTCTTATGCGGGCTTCCTCAGGTGCCTCAGCCTGTCTGCGCCGGGAGCCTGAGGAGCAGAGTTCAGAGGGACTTGTGCTCTCCCATTTTTTCTGCCATTCACCCAGCAGACATTagtgctctgtgccaggtgctggggccaCAGAGTGGAGGGAGCTGCTGTCCCTGGGGAGGCAGGTGGGTGAAGAGACAAGGAGTGATTGTTTGGTGCTTGGAGGTCAGAGGCAGTGGCTTCCTTATGGGTTGTCCCTGGCCTTGGCCTTGCATCTTGGTCATCCCACATGTGGCATGAGCCCTGACTGCTCCCATGTATCGTGCATAGACCTTGAATGCACTACTGGCTGTGGGGCCTGGAGCGGGAGAAGCCCAGGGCGTGCCTGTGAAGGTCCTGGACTGTGACACCATCTCCCAGGCCAAGGAAAAGATGTTGGACCAGCTTTATAAAGGAGTGCCTCTTGCCCAGCGGCCAGACCCCCGCACCTTGGACGTCGGtgagggcagaggggaagggtggTCTGGGGACCCTCAGGGCTAGGCTGGCCCTAAACCAGCTCTACGGGGTCAGCTTATCACCCAGGGGAGGTGGGCTCTGGAACACCTCTACAGGGACGACCTGTCACCTGGTGAGGGGCCCCTGTTTCTGGACTTCAGAGAAGTTGGGTGAGGTTGCCCCGATGGAGGGGCCAGTGTCCTTGTAGAAGAGGGGACAGGTTCCAGTGCAGGGAGGGTATTCTGAAAGCCCTGGACCAAGCCCACCTTGTCCTTGCAGAATGGCGGTCTGGGGTGGCCGGGCATCTCATTCTTTCTGATGAGGACGTGACTTCTGAGGTCCAGGGTCTGTGGAGGCGCCTGAACACCCTGCAGCATTATaaggtgggaggggtgggagctgggggaaggCTGTGGTGGGGTGGGCTGGTGGAGGGGTCACCAACTGTGGTCCACAGGTCCCAGACGGAGCAACTGTGGCCCTCGTCCCCTGCCTCACCAAGCATGTCCTCCGGGAAAGCCAGGATTACGTCCCTGGAGAGAGTGAGTACTtaccctcccccccgccccacccctgccatCGCAGTCCTCTACCCTTGCTTTGCCCAGTCTCCAGTAACGGGGTAAGGTCCTCTGGACTTCA
Protein-coding regions in this window:
- the PLXNB1 gene encoding plexin-B1 isoform X6, whose product is MPALGPALLQALWAGWVLTLQPPPPTAFTPNGTHLQHLARDPTSGTLYLGATNFLFQLSPELQLEATVSTGPVLDSRDCLPPVTPDECPQAQPTNNPNQLLLVSPGALVVCGSVHQGVCEQRRLGQLGQLLLRPERPGDTQYVAANDPAVTTVGLVAQGLAGEPLLFVGRGYTSRGVGGGIPPITTRALRPLDPQAAFSYEETAKLAVGRLSEYSHHFVSAFARGASAYFLFLRRDLQAQSRAFRAYVSRVCLRDQHYYSYVELPLACQGSRYGLIQAAAVAMSAEVAQGEVLFAAFSSAAPPTVGRPPLAAAGASGASALCAFPLDEVDRLANRTRDACYTREGRAEDGAEVAYIEYDVNSDCAQLPVDTLDAYPCGSDHTPSPMASRVPLEATPVLEWPGVQLTAVAITVEDGHTIAFLGDSQGQLHKVYLGPGSDGHPYSTRIIQQGSAVSRDLIFDGAFEHLYVMTQSTLLKVPVASCAQHLDCASCLAHRDPYCGWCVLLGRCSRHSECSRGQGLERWLWSFQPEVGCLQVATLSPANISREERREVFLSVPDLPPLWPGESYSCHFGEYQSPALLTSSGVMCPSPDPSEAPELPREADHVSVSLELRFGTVVIAEASLSFYDCMAVTLLRPSAQCQACVRSLWGCNWCVWQHLCTHKALCDAGPMVVSRQSPPLSPAPPARDAPTSFPPTAPRATVALTPDALPVDTPSTATALDVPPGARPSLLSPRGPWAGPGPTPASASTGSPLHEAPPPPSPRQRPGTAVPAPTAFGPMATAEDLLASHPSPSDAAALPPALAEPGPEALPSAVPLDQPPSTAPATTFPGAAGSTKPALDWLMREGGELPEADEWTGGDTPAFSTSTLLSGDGDSAEHEGPPAPLILLSSLDYQYDTPGLWELEEMTLGAGSCPCVESVQGSSLMPVHVQREVRLLGRNLRLFQDSPGDHECVMELEGHEVVVEARVECELPPDTRCHVTCQQHQLSYEALQPELRVGLFLRRAGHLRVDSVDGLHVVLYDCSVGHEDCSRCQTAMPQYGCVWCKGKHPRCVAQEACGEAEAVVTQCPAPLIHSVEPLTGPVDGGTRVTIRGSNLGQHVQDVQDTVRVAGVPCAVDAQEYEVSSSLVCITGASGEEVAGAVTVEVPGRGRGVSEHDFAYQDPKVHSIFPARGPRAGGTNLTLHGSKLLTGRLEDIRVVVGDQPCHLLLEQQAEQLRCETSPHPTPATLPVAVWFGAAERRLHHSQFEYTSDPNVTSAGPAKSFLSGGREIWVRGQNLDVVQTPRIRVTVATRAPGPGQGLGWRHRVIPETACSPGASCGGLHFEEPCHVNSSQLITCRTPALPGLPEDPWVRVEFILENLVFDFATLNPTPFSYEADPTLQPLNPEDPTTPFRHKPGSVLSVEGENLDLAMSKEEVVAMIGDGPCMVKTLTRHHLYCEPPVEQPLPRHHTLREVPDALPEFTVQMGNLRFSLGHVQYDGESPVAFPMAAQVGLGVGTSLLALGVIIIVLMYRRKSKQALRDYKKVQIQLENLESSVRDRCKKEFTDLMTEMTDLTSDLLGSGIPFLDYKVYAERVFFPGHQESPLHRDLGVPESRRPTVEQGLGQLSNLLNSKLFLIKFIHTLESQRTFSARDRAYVASLLTVALHGKLEYFTDILRTLLSDLVAQYVAKNPKLMLRRTETVVEKLLTNWMSICLYTFVRDSVGEPLYMLFRGIKHQVDKGPVDSVTGKAKYTLNDNRLLREDVEYRPLTLNALLAVGPGAGEAQGVPVKVLDCDTISQAKEKMLDQLYKGVPLAQRPDPRTLDVEWRSGVAGHLILSDEDVTSEVQGLWRRLNTLQHYKVPDGATVALVPCLTKHVLRESQDYVPGESLGTGTPMLEDVDEGGIRPWHLVKPSEEPEPPRPRRGSLRGGERERAKAIPEIYLTRLLSMKGTLQKFVDDLFQVILSTSRPVPLAVKYFFDLLDEQAQQHGISDQDTVHIWKTNSLPLRFWINIIKNPQFVFDVQTSDNMDAVFLVIAQTFMDACTLADHKLGRDSPINKLLYARDIPRYKRMVESGCRTHDLWQVLCRHQTDHPRQ